From the Ciconia boyciana chromosome 6, ASM3463844v1, whole genome shotgun sequence genome, the window gggagcagggcaaCTTGCAGGTGATGGGTGATAACTGAGATGTTGTCAGTGTCCCAACCATGAGCTGCATGTCCCCAGAGACCACCTGAAGGTGACAGCCAAGGCAATGGAGGGGTCCCCAGGTACGGCAGGGTCCCAGCTCAGCAGTCCAACgcctctctccttccacctTCTGATCTCCTTCCATGACCATCAGTTCAGTGCCAGCACTGGCGCTTTTTGTTCAATTTGATTACAGCCATCTCATGGTCTTATGCAGCCACTGGTGCAAAGAGAGACTGACAAAGGGGCTCCTCACTGTGCAGTTTGCTGCTCAAGGGGAAAAGTCGCAGGGCTCCCTAACAGTTGCAGCAGTGCTGGTACCACAGGGGCTTATTCAAGGATGCTACTGGTATCTCCCCCCGAGCTGATGGATGGGCTCGGGAAGGATTCCTGGGCTGGCCGCCTTCCCTCTGTGGCATCTGTTCTCCCAACAAATCCAGTTTCACTGGGATGTTGTCATAATATGTTCAGCTGGAAAACGTGCAGAGGGGAGGGCCTGGCAAAGATGGGGGAGGAGAATTTGTGGGGTTTTCCCCATTCCTCTGCTTGCTGCCAGGGCcatgcagagcagggctgggggctggccgAGAGGGgtctctgcagggcagagccagaGGTGGAAGGGAGGGTCAGCACCCCATGACTGAAGCCTGGGATGGAGGAAGAAATGAGGTTTCAGTTGTTGCAGTCTTCTGGCACTAAGTTGCTGTAACATCCCGTGTCTCagtttccctctttcctctggCGGGGGGTGACACCACTCCCCTCCCTCctgaaagctgcatttctctTCAGCCCCACCTTGAGCTGGACACTGCTAAGGGTTTTTATGTCTCTGGGGGCATGGCTGAATGAACCCCCCAAAGCTGGGGGGTGATTTtcaccccccagccctcccagagACCTGCCTGATGCTCGTTCTTGGCTCCTCCATCTTCAGCAGGAGCAGTGAAGGTGTCCTCACTTCTGGCCTGGTTCCCTGTgcccaaacatccccccctctcctcctgggCCCTATCTCTGCCTCAGGTAGTTGCAGGAGGCAGGAAGACACTGGGTTTTCCCGGGAATGATTTTGAGAGCCCTCAGGAGTGCTGGAGCCATGAGCAGCGCACAGGGCCATGCCGTGCAGGGATCAGCTCTTCCCCAGCAAGCCCTCGACAGGCTCAAGGGAAGCATCAAGAAGAAACCAGAGATCCCTAAGCACCCACTCCACATCATACACAGATCCTTCCTGAGCTTGATTTCCTACATGCCAAGAGAAACGGCGCTCCTGGCACCAGCACTGtgaataaaagaggaaagactAGAGACCCAgtgctgccctggctcctcaccccgtggggctgtgctgctctctCCCAGCAAAAGCTGGGATCCATGGCCTGGGGTATGGAGGGGGGAAAGCCCAGGTATCGGTTGGAGCCCGGCCAGGGACATTCACTGCCTTTGGGATTGTTTTGAAGAGCTGCATCgctttctaaaaatgaaaggcaTGCTAGAGCAGCTGGCGTGGGGTGGGGTGAGCATCGCTTTGAGGTTGGGATGGCATTGGGTACCCGGCCCCATCTCTAGGGTTTCCCCCAAGCCCGGGCTACCCTTAGCAGCTGCAAGCATGGGGGAAATGAGGACAGGTGGGATGGGAGCATGCCCGGGCACCCGACAGAGGGTTGAGGCTTTGCTTGGGACAAGCAGGGTGAGCTATGGGCATCATTTCAGGTGCTGGCATCCTCCAGTTGCTGGCAGTGTGCCGGGGTAGGCACCGCAGCCGAGGGTGCTGCTGCCATATTCTGCAAACATCCTCGACTGCtttgcagcccctctgcccctgcctggacttccccaggcagggctggcagaggaTCTGCTGCTGATGGAGGCAGGCAAGGGGGAGAGAGCAGCGTGCCCTGACCTGCTTTAGCTATGAGATCACCCTGCGCTCCCGGCTTTTAAAGAGCGATACGAAGCCGTACACGGCCCTGGGTGGCTCTTGATGGGTATGAGTGAGCGCAAGAGGCTGGGGACCTGGGGATCAGAGCAGGCGCCGATCCCCAGGACTGTGCTTGCTTGCACCCTGCTCCCCAAAAATGTGGTGGGTTCCTTCAGAAAAATTCCCATGTTATTTTGCACAAGTCCAGGGATCAAATCTGCACCCCCCTCAACCCTGTGTACTGCAGGCTTCCCTGGGGGCAGCTGAAGGAAACCCTTCCCACAGGGTTTCTGTTCAAGCATCCCCCAGGCACCAGCAGTGTGTGCTCAAGCGCAGGGCAAAGCAGGGAGTTTGCACGTGTCCAAGCAGGGCTCTGGCCAGTGATTTACGCTCCTTGGCAATGGGGACACAGCGCAGGGATGAGCAGTAACTGGAGCTGTGCTGCACCTGCGCTGGGCCTCCTGCTTTCGCTCTGATTTAATGTCCCAGTTGAGAGGTGATGTCATTTCAGAGGGAGCCAGAGAAAAGGAAGTGCTAGAGAAGATAAGGTGCTTTAACCCTACCCCTCCCGGCTTGGTTGGGTTTGAAGCTGGGAGCTGTGTTAGCTGCCAGCCAGGAAAACAtaagagaggggaggaaagaggctGGTTGGAGGACACCTTCCTGTTGGGGCAGTGGGAGCtgacagcaggagctgctgagatGGAGGGTGATGGAGGACCTTGGATGTTCCCAGTGTGAGCACTATTTTGTGCGCTGCTCTGGCTTCACCTCCCAAACATGTGGGGTGGGTTGTCTGCAACACCAGTCATACCCCGCCAGAGCCTGGGTGCCACACCAGCAGCCAGGTGCTCCAGGAGGGTCAGCAGAAATGCTGGCAAGGTGCTGGAGAAGGTAAATTGAGAATGTACCAAGGCTGTCCTGCTTCCGAAGGGGAGACTGAATGGAAAGGTCATTACTAAAGGCTCATTAAAAGATCTTGTTTAGCTGTGGAGATGGGCCAGGGATTCCCATGGTGCTGAGTCCAGAGACATGGACTTTCAGAAAGATCTCGTGGGGGCATCCTGGTCCCTCTGACAGTCAGAGGAGGTCAGGCCCCAAAGTCTTCTCTGCCCTTTGGTTGATGTCAAGCTGCATCTGCTCATTCACATGACTGGGAAGACCTCAAGGGAGACTGATTGTTTGATATGACCCAAGGTCCTCTCCGTTGCACCAAGCTGCTGCCCAGATGTCCTCAGCTGGAGGGGAGTGAGGTTGGGCCACCACTAGCCAGACCCGGCTCTACCCTGGACAACGGGATCAGTGAGCAAGAGCAAATCAGGGTCACCAGTGGTCTTATGCAACCGCACAGGATGTGCGACAGCACTGGTGGTTTTCTAGCTTCCCGAGCTGCCCACCAAGTCAGTGCCTTGCAGCTTGAGCTGGGGACTGGCTTTCAGGCAGGCTCATTCACATTTAGACCGTGCTTTTGACTGTGCCAGACACTGTGGTGATACCTCCGGCTGTCAGATGCCACCTACTGCGGCCCCAGATGGAGGTTTTCTCTCAATATAGGGCTTTGAGATGATCAAGCTGGGTGACTGCCCAGCAGCTTGGTGCGGTAGATTGGGCGCTGCTTGCTGTCACACTCAGTAAGGTCAGAGCATGAAAAATGGCAATGGCCTGCAGGTACCGATGTGCCGGTCCAGTCTGATGTGGTGGAAATCATGGGCTTGgcggggctgggcagagggggcATCTCTCAGAAACTGCAACATGTAAGCGTAGCTGTTGTGGCAAGGTTTGGGCTGACCTCCCCAACCCGGGGAGCTTTGTGCCTCGGTGGCCTTGCTTGTTGTCATCCTGCCCTGGCAGGTTTTGCTATCAAAAAGTCACCCTGGTTGTCCTCAGAGTAGTAGGCAGCCAAGAAAAGGACTTTCTCTTCCTGTCATTTGTCTGAATGAAGTTGCGAAGAGCAGGAGGGGGTGCGGGATGCCTCATGTGTGCATTAAtatccagctgcagcaggaaaaatcAGAGCTGGGTCTCTACTCCTTTCTCCATGCGTGTGGCACAGTCATCACAACGTGCCTGCACTGGTTAGCGATGGCTGGTGGCTTTTTGCTCCTCAAGGCTCTGTTCTCAGTGTTGCAGGGTTATCACTGCCTTGTCCCCTGCCCAAGCCTCGGTGTGCCAGGTATCGATGGTCTCAGCCTCACTGCTATGAGCTCAATGTCCcctttttctctgcaggagGTTTTGCCACCTTCTCATCCTGCTTCCCAGGACTCTGTGAGGGGAAGCCAGCTGCCATCCTGCCGATGAGTATCTCCCAGCCATGCTTGCCTGTGGCCAACGTTGGCCCCACACGCATCCTGCCGCATCTCTACCTGGGCTCCCAGAAGGATGTCCTAAACAAGGTACGGCCCTGTCGAGGGGACATGTCCGCCCTGTCCCATCTGGGAACCCAGCCATACAGAGGGGTGAGGGCATTAAGGACTCTTGTGCCAGTGGGAGGACCACGCATGGTTGGTCTGACCCTACCAGGAGGCTGAACAGGGGAGGGTGGTCACAGGATGAGTCATCTTATATTGATGACCTTTGGGGTGGTCAAACTCTTCCCAAGTGCCCATAGCAAACTCAGGGACAGGAGGAGCTCGGCCAGGAAAACACCTGGGCTTGGAGGGGGAGTTACCACCGCTGGAAGGAGATGTGGAACAGGAGCCAGCTTTGCACCCACACACCTAGCCAGCCAGGCTGCCAGATAACACCAGTTTCAGCAACCCTGCAATCCCCTGGGAAGCCAGAGAGAGTGGGAGCAAGCCGGGTTATTCTGCCGTGGCAGTGCCAGGACGGGCAGCTCTGGCCAGGGGCAGGGGCTTATTCAGCAGGCCCAAAAGTGAGCAAAGTTTTgctgtggggagagaggagaaagagggacAGTGCCCTTTTAAAGGTGCTGGAAGGGCTGTGCTGTGATGTCATGCCAGGGAAGGAATTttgttcaaaggaaaaataacgggcaagaagaaagaaagaggaattgCAGTTAAAATGCTTCCGGGCACCTGCCTACCACGGGCAGGCGGGAGCCAGCCAGGCGTCCTCGCCTGGGGCAGGCAAGGGGGGAGAGGGACCATGACGCCAGAGGGGGGTTGGAGACAgaaaggggggagagagaaattatATACggggagcagaaggaaattaaagagaaaaatgccaagaatgtgagcctgggagctgggctggctcCGCCGACCGaggccaggctctgcagagcctgctggggcaggcaggaacCGGCTGCTGGAGAGCCAGGGCCGAAATCCCGGTGTGGTCTCCTGAGGAGCCAATGTCAGGCAGGGAAGTTGAtggtttccttccctcctcaccTCCTTGGAGGGTTTTGTTCATCTTTTGGAGCTGTGTTTTCTGCCATCCCCACGATGTGGCCAGAAGATGCTCTATTCATAGGCAGCAGAGCGGGGTCAAGTGCGGAGGCCATGCATGAGTGATGCTTCTCTTCTCTAGCATGTTGCAAAGGAGAGATCCCACATCGCAGCTCCACGCACTCCGACGTGTGGGAGGACTCTTTTATCtccatgttttcttctcctgtttaaTTCTGGGTCTTCCCTGGATCAGTGCACACCAGGCACTGAGacccagcagctggcacagaTGTTCCCCCATTTTTTATAAGCAACCTGCCCCCAGTTGTACAGGTGATACCTCATCTGATGGGACAGGGAAAGAGACAGGGGTCAGATGAGGCATAAATTTGGTGTCAGCACTACATATAGGTGAAGCTGGCGGTAGCCCTGGGAGGGAAGGAATGGAGGTTGGTGTGGATGCAGCAGTACGCACCCAGCAAGCCAGTTCCCTGATGGATGGCTCGTGGGTCAAACCTCATCCCCTCATTGCAGTTTTCATCTGACCCTATTTACCTAAGGTGTCCTTTCTGCCACTGCATTTTATTGAGTCAGAAATATGGGCAGTGATGGTGGCCATTGAGTGGCCAAAGCAGAAAAGTCACAGAAAACAAGTCCAGGTTCACTCCAGTGTCAGAAAGGGGGAAGAGTTGGTTCCCCTCACCAGCTGCCTATGTCCCAACACAAGAGTGTATGTTCACAGTGAAGACTAACAAATCTGTGAGAACTCCTGATGCGTTTCTGAGGGGTGTGGGAACAAAGACATGGGTTGACATTGGTTGACATGGGGTGGTACCAATGACTCATCCCACTCTGTTGGTGAGatgcctcctctctccctcagcTGATACTTTCAAAGCTTTCAGCCAGAGTTTtcactgattttctttcttgtattttcctATTCCTCTCATACTGGGGTTCTTGGGTTTTTCCCTCTGGGACCCCCTTCCAGGTGTCTTTGGTCTTGCTTACTTTTACTTGGACCAAATTAAAGATCTGCTGAGGTTCAAACCTGTGTCATCTAAATTGACACAACCTTCTCAGCTGGTCTCTGCTGTACTACCATCAACTAGGCCAAGGCAGCAGTGGGAGACCCACAGGATAAAATATTGGGatgggaaaaggcagagagTGCATGGCAAGGCAGATCTTCAGCACTCGATGCTGGCTGAACTCAGCTGATCATTCGATCACTTCTTTCCTACCAGGACTTGATGACGCAGAACGGGATAAGCTATGTCCTCAATGCCAGCAACTCCTGTCCCAAGCCAGACTTCATCTGTGATAGTCACTTCATGCGCATTCCTGTCAATGACAACTACTGTGAGAAGCTGCTTCCCTGGCTGGACAAGTCCATTGAATTCATTGGTGAGCTTTTGTTACAATGGTTGCAGACCCTCCAGTTCTCAGCCTTCAAAACCTGAAGTCTTCTTCTGTCCTCCATGGTCTTACTCCCAGAAACCCTTGTTCTTTCACACAAAGGGGTTGAGGGTTGGGGAGGGAGGCTAGAGTAATTTTGCTCACCATCTGTGACTGCATCaatgcttttctctctgtttcctctACCATGCTCCAGACAAGGCCAAGGTGTCCAGCTGCCAGGTGATTGTGCACTGCTTGGCTGGGATCTCCCGGTCAGCCACCATTGCCATTGCCTACATCATGAAGACCATGGGTATGTCGTCAGATGATGCTTACAGGTGAGTTTTCCCcggagggcagggaagggttACACTGGTATGCTTCACtccagggaaggaaagcaggcTGAGCCCAGAAGGATAGGGTAGGAGCTCCTTGGAGCTCTGTCTTGCCTTGGCTGAGTCCCgctgaaaccaaaccaaacctccCTTCATAAAGTACATGCAATGAGGAATGGTTGGGAGCGGTAAAATGGAGGGGGGAGGCAGTCCCAGCTCTACCTCTGGGGCATCCCAAGGTCCCATGGTTCCCCGAGACCCCTTTCTTTGGAGGGTCTGGTCAGAAGGTCCTGGACAATGCCTCTTCTCCCCAAAGAGACTGAGAGAGTAGGGGTGACCCACAGGTCCAAGGAAGGACCAAGCACCAACTGGGGCTGTCTGTGCCTCTCGGCAGGTTTGTTAAGGACCGTCGCCCATCCATCTCGCCCAATTTCAACTTCCTGGGCCAGCTCCTGGAGTATGAGAGGAGCCTGAAGCTCCTCAAGGCCCTGAAGTCAAAGGGCGACCGGAGCGAGGGGGACGCCCAGCAAGACCTGGCAGAGGCGGCTGAGGGCAGCTGGCACCCCTCCCCACCTACCTCAGAGAAGGCCGAGGAGGTGCCAAGAGTCGCCGGCTCGGCATCCCCCCACAGCGACCCCGAGCGGCAAGGTGGGACCCCAAAGGTCCTGTCGCCCACCGCCCTGCAACAGGGGCTCAACGGCTTGCACCTCTCCTCCGAGCGCATCCAGGACACCAACCGCCTGAAACGCTCCTTCTCCCTGGACATCAAGTCTGCCTACTCCCCCGGCCTGCGGCAGGACCCCCCTGGGCCCCCTGGCCCCGGGGACGCCCCCAAACTCTGCAAGCTAGACAGCCCCTCGGGCCCTGGTGGCCTCGGCCCCTTTTCCCCAGGGGCGGAGAGCCCCGACCGGCCGAGTGGGCCTGACCTCCTGCTGGAGGCCAAGGTGAGGCAGCGGCGGAAGCACCGGCACCCGGCGGGCTCGCCGGCCCATGGGCTCAGCCTCAACATTGGCGGGGCCTGCGCCGCACGCAAGAGCCCCGGTGCCGAGGACGGGCTGCCGCCCCGgctcagccagccagccaccGCTCCTGGCGCCACAACCACCGCCACCTGGAGTGGGGTGCACCTGGAGTCCCCTGGCACCCCCTCCGGCGAGGCTGGCTGGTACTTCGGCACGGACTCCAGTGGCGCTGGCGGTAGCAGTGGGAACCTGTTTGCCAGCGCTGGCCCGTATCCACCGCCGTTCGGCTGCAGTGGGGTGGCAGGCGGCTGTGAGATCAGACTGAGGGACAAGGCACGGGCCGAGCCACGGGACGGGCGGCACAGCTGGCACGAGGAGGCTGGCGCCGAGAAGCAGTTCAAGCGGAGGAGCTGCCAGATGGAGTTTGAGGAGACCATGTCTGAGGGCAGGGCCCGGGAAGAGCTGGGCAAAATTGGCAAACAGTCCAGCTTTTCGGGCAGCATGGAGATCATCGAAGTGTCCTGACACCCCCCCGGGgtgcctggagagcagggatggggacagggcagggggatATTTAAGCTGGGAggacaggggaggggaggggggcatcGGGGTTGGGGGGGTAGTATTTATACCTGTGCGTGCATTTTCGGGAGCGCACGCACTGAAACCGAAGCGAAGGTGGACGAGTCTTTCCAGAGTCAGGAAACATAACGGCAGATGCTTAGTGTCCCTTCTGCGCCCACACCAGTCcttgccccccctccccagggggtcccagcCCTCAGAGACCCACGCTCAAAATTTGGGCATAAAATTCGAGTGGGAAGGGGCAAGGGTCACAGTTTTGGTTGTGGGGATGGGGCACAGTGCCTGTGGGGGGGACCACGGCCgccccttccctgcaccccGGTGCACTAAGCATGCTCCCCCGTGTTTCTCTGGCTAGGTATCCTAAAAATGCTGCACTGGAGCAGCcctatacatatataaatatatattatatataatataaagaaaaaaaaaacgaaaagacacacacaaaggaaaaggtAAATGGTTTTACTGCAATTTTTATTGAGACgtaaataatatttcaatttttttgttttgtttttaatttattgaagCTGTTCATTCTGGCAATGATTTGCAGACAATGTGGGGCGGTACTTTCAGCTCTATTTTTACTGTGTATGgtatttaaatctgaaatacGAGTTTCTAAGCAATATCTGAGGCCTGTGGCTCCTTCTATAGCTCATGTCAACGACAAAgattttccccccttccctccaggcACAGCAACAAGGGGACAGGAGACTCTTCTGGGCGCTTTCTCTAGAAACGAACAAGCGAACGAGCAAACCATAAAACCTTCTTACAACACAAACTGAGCCAGAAAACTCTCTTCTGGAAGCTGCTGCCGCTTCTTCACCCCTTGGTCTCTGTTTGCTtctcctcatccccatcccggCCATCACCCCCATCCCAGCCATCGTCCCATCCCAGCCATTGTCCCCATCCTCGCCGTCACCCCACCCCGTCGCCCCCCTCCGCTCCCCTGGGCTGCCCATCCTCGCTGGAGAGGGTGAGGAGGGAGTCACccaaagcagagggaagggtgCTGGATGTCACCTCCAGCTGCACAGGAAAGGGGAAGGCATCAGAGGCTGCcgcagcagaggcagggaggggaggctggCAGTAGTTGGAATTTCTTGTCGGGGGTGtcttgcctgcctgccccagcccctcagcTCCCCCTAGCCTCAGACACCTTGCTTGGGAGGTATGGG encodes:
- the DUSP8 gene encoding dual specificity protein phosphatase 8 isoform X1 encodes the protein MAGDRLPRKVMDPKKLASLLRNGAEGTLVIDSRSFVEYNSWHVLSSVNICCSKLVKRRLQQDKVSITELIQPASKMKVEAEEHQDVVVYDQSTRDVTGLAADSFLSILLGKLDSCFHSVSILTGGFATFSSCFPGLCEGKPAAILPMSISQPCLPVANVGPTRILPHLYLGSQKDVLNKDLMTQNGISYVLNASNSCPKPDFICDSHFMRIPVNDNYCEKLLPWLDKSIEFIDKAKVSSCQVIVHCLAGISRSATIAIAYIMKTMGMSSDDAYRFVKDRRPSISPNFNFLGQLLEYERSLKLLKALKSKGDRSEGDAQQDLAEAAEGSWHPSPPTSEKAEEVPRVAGSASPHSDPERQGGTPKVLSPTALQQGLNGLHLSSERIQDTNRLKRSFSLDIKSAYSPGLRQDPPGPPGPGDAPKLCKLDSPSGPGGLGPFSPGAESPDRPSGPDLLLEAKVRQRRKHRHPAGSPAHGLSLNIGGACAARKSPGAEDGLPPRLSQPATAPGATTTATWSGVHLESPGTPSGEAGWYFGTDSSGAGGSSGNLFASAGPYPPPFGCSGVAGGCEIRLRDKARAEPRDGRHSWHEEAGAEKQFKRRSCQMEFEETMSEGRAREELGKIGKQSSFSGSMEIIEVS
- the DUSP8 gene encoding dual specificity protein phosphatase 8 isoform X2 translates to MPVDVMIAPSEDQFWTDMREGQMKLKIRVRRMKESRDMRGGFATFSSCFPGLCEGKPAAILPMSISQPCLPVANVGPTRILPHLYLGSQKDVLNKDLMTQNGISYVLNASNSCPKPDFICDSHFMRIPVNDNYCEKLLPWLDKSIEFIDKAKVSSCQVIVHCLAGISRSATIAIAYIMKTMGMSSDDAYRFVKDRRPSISPNFNFLGQLLEYERSLKLLKALKSKGDRSEGDAQQDLAEAAEGSWHPSPPTSEKAEEVPRVAGSASPHSDPERQGGTPKVLSPTALQQGLNGLHLSSERIQDTNRLKRSFSLDIKSAYSPGLRQDPPGPPGPGDAPKLCKLDSPSGPGGLGPFSPGAESPDRPSGPDLLLEAKVRQRRKHRHPAGSPAHGLSLNIGGACAARKSPGAEDGLPPRLSQPATAPGATTTATWSGVHLESPGTPSGEAGWYFGTDSSGAGGSSGNLFASAGPYPPPFGCSGVAGGCEIRLRDKARAEPRDGRHSWHEEAGAEKQFKRRSCQMEFEETMSEGRAREELGKIGKQSSFSGSMEIIEVS